In Gemmata obscuriglobus, a single genomic region encodes these proteins:
- the amt gene encoding ammonium transporter, which yields MQVRRLLFASLLFAGCCWLPSVWAPASGRAFAQEENKKATKANPDDTETAIAELKKALKATEKELDATKKALNELKTGTADVKATATKVATLEKELAAATKTSTGLKADLAKLTADVNAVKAVSGDGKATAEKLVALEKGAEDSKKAAEGLKKDAEDLKKTAEKGAADAGSAATVGKERGDTAWMLVSSAFVLLMVPGLALFYGGMVRRKNVLATMMHSMAALAVVGVFWVTIGYALAFGPSVFKISALGATDGGLIGWSWDLVFLKGIEPGAKLPGYDIPVYLHVMFQGMFAIITPALISGAVAERIRFWPFCLFMLLWVTFVYCPLAHMVWAWDWFDTALPAAKRGGQAIGLLGKMGALDFAGGTVVHIAAGVAGLACCLVLGKRAGYPKQIAHPNSMVLTLLGAGLLWFGWFGFNGGSSVNSTGLSVSAFAATQVAAAAAGFAWMLVEWVHKGKPTALGLASGIVAGLVAVTPASGYVYMWGAALIGVAAAVICYIAVALKNVLGYDDSLDAFGVHGVGGFVGAVLTGVFCSQLIQPGSADGLLAYPVHRARLEAVTKDEGKLIKDATAAKDAAEKAAKDKEEATAAEIKALTDAKDAAEKAFNDAPVGKRDDQAKALTEAKDKLKEKTDDLAKVQDEAGLKADALKKLEDDKALLQPIIDKQDLDGKSAMSQLIIQTKAAVVSAVFAFVLSLVLVVVTQAVTLGNFKTSERSEAEGLDRTEHGEVGFDFSGATESVTVASTEPRAASAPRGNGRFEVLVAGVDAKELMEVWSRLCQPTDGTPDKDFVAVYPHVTTIRGTTFRCRDGNPDAVAKRLASLFTRLTKKPVTATKA from the coding sequence ATGCAAGTTCGCCGTCTCCTGTTCGCCTCCCTCCTCTTCGCGGGCTGCTGTTGGCTGCCCAGCGTGTGGGCACCCGCCTCGGGCAGAGCGTTCGCGCAAGAAGAGAATAAAAAGGCCACCAAGGCAAATCCGGATGACACTGAGACAGCCATCGCTGAGTTGAAGAAGGCACTCAAAGCGACAGAAAAGGAACTCGATGCGACCAAGAAAGCGCTCAATGAACTGAAAACGGGCACGGCAGACGTTAAGGCCACCGCGACAAAGGTTGCCACGCTCGAAAAGGAACTCGCGGCTGCGACCAAGACCTCTACCGGACTGAAGGCCGACCTCGCTAAACTCACCGCCGATGTAAACGCGGTCAAGGCCGTGAGCGGCGACGGCAAGGCCACTGCCGAGAAACTCGTCGCCCTTGAAAAAGGCGCAGAAGACAGCAAGAAGGCCGCCGAAGGTCTGAAAAAGGACGCCGAAGACCTCAAAAAGACGGCCGAGAAGGGCGCGGCTGACGCGGGCAGCGCAGCGACCGTGGGTAAAGAGCGCGGCGACACCGCCTGGATGCTCGTGTCCAGCGCGTTCGTGCTACTCATGGTGCCCGGACTGGCGCTGTTCTACGGCGGCATGGTGCGCCGCAAAAACGTGCTGGCCACGATGATGCACAGCATGGCGGCCCTGGCGGTGGTGGGCGTGTTCTGGGTCACGATCGGGTACGCGCTGGCGTTCGGGCCGTCGGTCTTCAAGATCAGCGCGCTGGGCGCAACGGACGGCGGGCTGATCGGTTGGAGCTGGGATCTGGTGTTCCTGAAGGGTATCGAACCGGGCGCGAAGCTCCCGGGGTACGACATCCCGGTGTATTTGCACGTCATGTTCCAGGGGATGTTCGCCATCATCACCCCCGCGCTCATCAGTGGGGCCGTCGCCGAGCGCATCCGGTTCTGGCCGTTCTGCCTGTTCATGCTGCTGTGGGTCACGTTCGTGTACTGCCCGCTGGCGCACATGGTGTGGGCGTGGGACTGGTTCGACACCGCGCTGCCCGCGGCGAAGCGCGGCGGGCAAGCGATCGGGCTGTTGGGCAAGATGGGCGCGCTGGACTTCGCCGGCGGTACGGTCGTTCACATCGCCGCGGGCGTGGCGGGCCTCGCGTGCTGTCTCGTTCTCGGCAAGCGGGCGGGGTACCCGAAGCAGATCGCCCACCCGAACAGCATGGTGCTCACGCTCCTCGGTGCGGGGCTGCTGTGGTTCGGCTGGTTCGGGTTCAACGGCGGCAGTTCGGTGAACAGCACCGGGCTTTCGGTGTCCGCGTTCGCCGCCACGCAGGTGGCCGCAGCGGCCGCCGGGTTCGCCTGGATGCTGGTCGAGTGGGTCCACAAGGGCAAGCCGACCGCGCTGGGCCTGGCGTCGGGCATCGTCGCCGGGCTGGTGGCGGTCACCCCGGCGAGCGGGTACGTGTACATGTGGGGCGCGGCGCTGATCGGCGTGGCCGCGGCGGTGATCTGTTACATCGCGGTGGCGCTCAAGAACGTGCTCGGGTACGACGACTCCCTCGACGCCTTCGGCGTCCACGGGGTCGGCGGGTTCGTCGGTGCGGTGCTGACCGGTGTGTTCTGCTCGCAACTGATCCAGCCCGGCAGCGCCGACGGGTTGCTCGCGTACCCGGTCCACCGCGCCCGGCTCGAGGCCGTCACGAAGGACGAAGGGAAGCTGATCAAGGACGCGACCGCGGCGAAGGACGCGGCCGAGAAGGCCGCGAAGGACAAGGAAGAGGCGACGGCGGCCGAGATCAAGGCCCTGACCGACGCCAAGGACGCCGCGGAGAAGGCGTTCAACGACGCCCCGGTCGGCAAGCGCGACGACCAAGCCAAGGCGCTCACCGAGGCGAAGGACAAGCTGAAGGAAAAGACCGACGACCTCGCGAAGGTGCAGGACGAGGCCGGGCTCAAGGCGGACGCGCTGAAGAAGCTTGAGGACGACAAGGCGCTGCTGCAGCCGATCATCGACAAGCAGGACCTGGACGGCAAGTCGGCGATGTCCCAGCTCATCATCCAGACCAAGGCCGCGGTGGTCTCGGCGGTGTTCGCGTTCGTGCTGAGTCTGGTGCTGGTGGTGGTCACGCAGGCCGTCACGCTGGGCAACTTCAAGACCAGCGAGAGGAGCGAGGCGGAGGGCCTGGACCGCACCGAGCACGGCGAGGTCGGGTTCGACTTCTCGGGCGCGACGGAGTCGGTCACGGTGGCCTCGACCGAGCCCCGCGCGGCGTCCGCGCCGCGGGGCAACGGCCGGTTCGAGGTGCTCGTGGCCGGGGTCGACGCGAAAGAACTGATGGAGGTGTGGTCGCGGCTGTGCCAACCGACCGACGGCACGCCGGACAAAGACTTCGTCGCGGTGTACCCGCACGTGACCACCATCCGCGGCACCACCTTCCGGTGTCGCGACGGGAACCCGGACGCGGTCGCCAAGCGGCTCGCCTCGCTGTTCACCCGACTCACCAAGAAGCCGGTTACGGCGACCAAAGCGTGA
- a CDS encoding P-II family nitrogen regulator — protein sequence MKLIVAIIRPEKLEDVQKALAERDVYLMTVSDVRGCGRQRGYTEVYRATEVQIRLIPKLKLEIAINEAFVEATVEAIVHAARTGDTGTIGDGKIFVLPLEDCVRIRTGERGSEAIGP from the coding sequence ATGAAACTTATTGTTGCGATCATCCGCCCCGAAAAGCTCGAAGACGTGCAAAAGGCGCTCGCGGAGCGCGACGTGTACCTGATGACCGTCAGCGACGTCCGCGGGTGCGGTCGCCAGCGCGGGTACACCGAGGTGTACCGCGCGACCGAGGTGCAGATCCGCCTGATCCCCAAGCTGAAGCTCGAGATCGCGATCAACGAGGCGTTCGTCGAGGCGACCGTTGAGGCGATCGTCCACGCGGCCCGCACCGGCGACACGGGCACCATTGGCGACGGCAAGATCTTCGTGCTGCCGCTCGAGGACTGTGTCCGCATCCGCACGGGCGAACGCGGCTCCGAAGCCATCGGG